One genomic region from Rosa rugosa chromosome 1, drRosRugo1.1, whole genome shotgun sequence encodes:
- the LOC133725699 gene encoding uncharacterized protein LOC133725699 isoform X1, with protein sequence MMLMKSGGGAAMAVPCRPPMCSAMASNINSENLRAQLGHLHSEAETTRDKANNARLRLLRLSEAAEKLRRQAAINVQSGREDDAREMLYQKKKVMQALEKSKKRIELLDELSVKLNEAISVKERQLIGNVALDLEVVRQDVFSPVRIVSPTPEDAQDLDEVEELVPKGSKLTDDQENLFLTENQASLPVEPEGDDVRKPLKTGVWNEDDILSSLQGITSFENFLEHLDNKLNKIEAELVTVLRISTLVVDNHEKAKNFKVQQIMELIESVGGIRQRISSIKLADVEVR encoded by the exons CATGTGCTCCGCCATGGCTTCCAATATCAATTCAGAAAACCTACGTGCCCAACTGGGTCACCTCCATTCTGAGGCTGAGACCACCAGAGACAAAG CTAACAATGCAAGATTGAGGCTTCTGCGACTGTCAGAGGCAGCTGAGAAGCTTAGACGGCAAGCAGCAATCAATGTCCAGTCTGGGAGAGAAGACGATGCTAGGGAAATGCTCTATCAGAAGAAGAAGGTCATGCAGGCATTGGAGAAGTCAAAGAAACGCATCGAATTGCTTGATGAGCTTTCCGTGAAGCTTAATGAG GCAATTTCTGTAAAAGAGAGGCAGCTAATTGGAAATGTCGCTTTGGATCTTGAAGTTGTCAGACAAGATGTTTTCAGTCCAGTTCGAATTGTATCCCCAACACCTGAAGATGCACAAGATTTGGATGAGGTCGAAGAACTTGTCCCCAAGGGTTCGAAGCTTACTGATGACCAAGAAAACTTGTTCCTTACGGAGAATCAAGCAAGCTTACCTGTTGAGCCAGAAGGAGACGATGTTCGAAAGCCTTTAAAGACTGGAGTTTGGAATGAAGATGACATACTTAGTAGCTTGCAGGGAATAACCTCTTTTGAGAATTTCTTGGAGCATCTGGACAATAAACTTAACAAAATTGAAGCAGAACTTGTCACTGTATTAAGGATCTCAACCTTGGTAGTGGACAACCACGAGAAGGCAAAAAATTTCAAGGTGCAACAGATAATGGAACTTATTGAGAGTGTAGGTGGCATTAGACAGAG AATTTCAAGTATCAAGCTGGCAGATGTCGAGGTCAGATAA
- the LOC133725698 gene encoding two-pore potassium channel 3-like, protein MDDQPFLSKIAAEAAGEEGTSRAAPRKSSRDLFHSSFLDLGPSRRLSSTQLITSAGDVVVPITPNSSSYANLIANLNKSRKRRLKRRSHSAPSVFTDFKETIPDSLDPRPAPKSTPNIVRQAFIGVIVYIIIGVVVYLTSGGISGDVVTYRPVDAMYFIVVTLCTIGYGDIVPDTTFTKLFTCFFILVGFGFIDILLHGLVTYICDRQESVLLSTVDENKFNTMVQAYFIDKEKGRMRIRIKVCLASTVVFCCIAIGTIVAHYAEGYSWVDSFYLSVTSVTTVGYGDYAFNTIGGRCFAVVWLLVSTFAVARAFLYLTEMRIDKRNRKIAKWVLQKEVTLRDLLAADLDNDGCISKSEFVLYKLKEMGMVANKDILLICKQFDSLGHSNDGKITLVDLMEGDN, encoded by the exons ATGGATGATCAGCCTTTTCTTTCCAAGATTGCAGCAGAGGCAGCTGGTGAAGAAGGGACTAGCAGAGCAGCACCAAGAAAATCATCAAGAGACTTATTTCACTCAAGTTTCCTTGATCTTGGCCCTTCACGCCGTCTCTCAAGTACTCAGCTAATCACAAGTGCTGGTGATGTTGTTGTTCCCATAACACCAAATTCTTCTTCCTATGCAAATCTCATTGCCAACTTGAACAAGAGCAGGAAAAGAAGGCTCAAACGTCGATCACACTCAGCTCCATCAGTGTTCACCGACTTTAAGGAGACGATTCCAGATTCTTTGGATCCCAGACCTGCCCCTAAATCAACCCCTAACATTGTTAGGCAAGCCTTCATCGGTGTCATTGTGTATATCATAATTGGCGTTGTGGTCTACTTGACCAGCGGTGGTATCTCAGGGGATGTTGTCACATACAGGCCAGTGGACGCCATGTACTTTATTGTTGTCACGCTCTGCACCATTGGATATGGTGACATTGTCCCGGACACAACATTTACCAAACTCTTCACTTGTTTCTTCATCTTGGTTGGTTTTGGTTTCATTGATATTCTGCTACATGGGTTGGTGACCTACATCTGTGACAGGCAAGAATCGGTTTTGTTGAGCACGGTGGATGAGAATAAGTTCAATACAATGGTTCAGGCGTATTTCATTGATAAAGAGAAGGGGAGGATGAGAATAAGGATCAAGGTATGCTTGGCCTCGACAGTAGTTTTTTGTTGTATAGCTATAGGCACAATAGTAGCTCATTATGCAGAGGGCTACAGCTGGGTTGATAGTTTTTACCTATCTGTTACATCAGTGACAACAGTAGGTTATGGGGATTATGCTTTCAATACCATTGGAGGAAGATGTTTTGCAGTAGTCTGGTTATTAGTAAGCACATTCGCCGTTGCGCGGGCGTTTTTGTACCTGACAGAGATGAGAATCGACAAGAGAAATCGCAAAATTGCGAAATGGGTTCTTCAAAAGGAGGTCACCCTAAGGGATTTACTGGCAGCAGACCTGGATAACGATGGATGTATCAG CAAATCAGAGTTCGTCTTGTACAAGCTCAAGGAGATGGGGATGGTAGCTAATAAGGACATCCTGCTGATTTGCAAACAGTTTGATTCTTTAGGGCATAGCAATGATGGCAAGATTACTCTTGTTGACCTAATGGAAggtgataactga
- the LOC133725699 gene encoding uncharacterized protein LOC133725699 isoform X2, with product MVVGLANNARLRLLRLSEAAEKLRRQAAINVQSGREDDAREMLYQKKKVMQALEKSKKRIELLDELSVKLNEAISVKERQLIGNVALDLEVVRQDVFSPVRIVSPTPEDAQDLDEVEELVPKGSKLTDDQENLFLTENQASLPVEPEGDDVRKPLKTGVWNEDDILSSLQGITSFENFLEHLDNKLNKIEAELVTVLRISTLVVDNHEKAKNFKVQQIMELIESVGGIRQRISSIKLADVEVR from the exons ATGGTTGTTGGCTTAGCTAACAATGCAAGATTGAGGCTTCTGCGACTGTCAGAGGCAGCTGAGAAGCTTAGACGGCAAGCAGCAATCAATGTCCAGTCTGGGAGAGAAGACGATGCTAGGGAAATGCTCTATCAGAAGAAGAAGGTCATGCAGGCATTGGAGAAGTCAAAGAAACGCATCGAATTGCTTGATGAGCTTTCCGTGAAGCTTAATGAG GCAATTTCTGTAAAAGAGAGGCAGCTAATTGGAAATGTCGCTTTGGATCTTGAAGTTGTCAGACAAGATGTTTTCAGTCCAGTTCGAATTGTATCCCCAACACCTGAAGATGCACAAGATTTGGATGAGGTCGAAGAACTTGTCCCCAAGGGTTCGAAGCTTACTGATGACCAAGAAAACTTGTTCCTTACGGAGAATCAAGCAAGCTTACCTGTTGAGCCAGAAGGAGACGATGTTCGAAAGCCTTTAAAGACTGGAGTTTGGAATGAAGATGACATACTTAGTAGCTTGCAGGGAATAACCTCTTTTGAGAATTTCTTGGAGCATCTGGACAATAAACTTAACAAAATTGAAGCAGAACTTGTCACTGTATTAAGGATCTCAACCTTGGTAGTGGACAACCACGAGAAGGCAAAAAATTTCAAGGTGCAACAGATAATGGAACTTATTGAGAGTGTAGGTGGCATTAGACAGAG AATTTCAAGTATCAAGCTGGCAGATGTCGAGGTCAGATAA
- the LOC133742948 gene encoding uncharacterized protein LOC133742948 translates to MTTPVRNNMMNKLEDQKRHSNSSDVSPVSDLWTDGLICAFEFVRGHKKVLSAQYVVKDAANKQVSSPELNKSHYSRKNVNNSCESSPKRESGVGRNVKEEGRNCNQDSHSCRLCGREGLPKSCWVPIGWDRISELVQTVQVDDGWDSQPMEFASDEDDVAVADVAAPYWERPVGPTWWCHVAAGHPCVNSWLSTAQWLHPAVSIALRDESRLISDRMRHLLYEVPVRVASGLLFELLGQSAGDPYADEDDIPIVLRSWQAQNFLVSALHVKSSAQNINVLGIVEVQELLAAEGITMPQTIHEVIAHLACRLACWDDRLFRKSIFGEADELELKFMNRRTHEDMHLFSIILNQEIRRLSTQVIRVKWSLHAREEIVFELLQHLRGDATRQLLERIRKSTREMIEEQEAVRGRLFTIQDVMQSTVRAWLQDRSLTVQHNLGVFGGCGLVLSIITGLFGINVDGIPGASGTPFAFGLFSAALVFLGVVLIGIGFVYLGLKKPIVEEDVEVRKLELQELVKLFQQDAESHAQVRKTVPRTNPTARLPNGAGYVLIS, encoded by the exons ATGACAACTCCTGTGAGAAATAACATGATGAATAAGCTAGAGGATCAGAAACGCCACTCTAATAGTAGTGATGTCAGTCCAGTTAGTGATCTTTGGACTGATGGACTCATTTGTGCATTCGAATTTGTTCGAGGGCATAAAAAGGTCCTGTCAGCACAATATGTTGTCAAAGATGCGGCAAACAAGCAAGTTTCCTCACCTGAGCTGAATAAATCCCACTACTCAAGAAAGAATGTAAACAACTCATGTGAATCCTCACCAAAAAGAGAGTCAGGAGTTGGTCGGAATGTTAAGGAAGAAGGCCGAAACTGCAACCAGGATTCTCACTCATGCCGTTTATGTGGGAGAGAAGGTCTTCCCAAAAGTTGTTGGGTACCAATTGGCTGGGATAGGATTTCTGAACTGGTCCAGACAGTGCAAGTTGATGATGGCTGGGACTCACAGCCTATGGAGTTTGCAAGCGACGAAGATGATGTTGCTGTAGCAGATGTGGCAGCTCCTTACTGGGAACGGCCAGTAGGACCCACTTGGTGGTGTCACGTAGCTGCTGGTCATCCATGCGTCAATTCATGGCTGAGTACTGCTCAATGGCTGCATCCTGCTGTCAGTATTGCTTTGCGAGATGAAAGTAGGCTGATAAGTGATCGAATGAGGCACCTTCTGTATGAG GTTCCTGTAAGGGTTGCTAGTGGACTATTATTTGAGCTCCTCGGCCAGTCAGCAGGTGATCCATATGCTGATGAAGATGACATTCCCATTGTTCTTCGATCATGGCAGGCACAGAATTTTCTAGTATCAGCATTGCATGTTAAAAGTTCTGCCCAAAACATTAATGTGTTGGGAATAGTAGAAGTCCAG GAGCTGCTTGCTGCTGAGGGCATTACGATGCCACAAACTATTCATGAAGTCATAGCACATTTAGCCTGCCGGCTTGCATGTTGGGATGATAG GTTATTTCGCAAATCCATATTTGGGGAGGCAGATGAACTTGAACTGAAGTTTATGAACAG GAGAACCCATGAAGATATGCATCTGTTCAGTATAATATTGAACCAAGAAATCCGAAGGTTATCAACCCAG GTTATAAGAGTGAAGTGGTCGTTACATGCAAGAGAAGAAATTGTGTTTGAGCTTCTTCAGCACTTGAGAGGGGATGCCACAAGGCAGTTGCTAGAACGAATAAGAAAGAGTACAAGAGAGATGATAGAAGAGCAAGAAGCAGTTCGTGGTCGCTTGTTTACTATTCAAGATGTGATGCAGAGCACTGTTCGTGCATGGTTACAG GACAGAAGCCTAACAGTGCAACATAATTTGGGAGTTTTTGGAGGTTGTGGCCTTGTCCTTTCTATCATTACTGGACTTTTTGGGATCAATGTTGATGGAATACCTGGAGCTTCAGGAACACCATTCGCATTTGGTCTATTTTCTGCCGCTCTGGTCTTCTTGGGGGTTGTACTAATTGGAATTGGATTCGTTTACCTCGGGTTAAAGAAACCTATTGTTGAAGAGGATGTTGAAGTTAGAAAACTAGAGCTCCAAGAGCTGGTTAAGTTGTTTCAGCAGGACGCAGAGTCTCATGCACAAGTACGAAAAACTGTTCCCAGAACCAACCCAACTGCTCGACTCCCCAATGGTGCAGGTTATGTTCTCATCAGTTGA